A part of Podarcis raffonei isolate rPodRaf1 chromosome 12, rPodRaf1.pri, whole genome shotgun sequence genomic DNA contains:
- the LOC128423880 gene encoding HIG1 domain family member 1A, mitochondrial-like, which translates to MASSSESPLPTYETDDSQTSKLIRKSRESPFVPIGIAGFAAVVAYGLYKLKHRGDTKMSVHLIHMRVAAQGFVVGAMTCGVLYSMYQEYWAKPKPKP; encoded by the exons ATGGCATCCAGTTCAGAAAGTCCACTCCCTACCTATGAAACAGACGACAGCCAAACCTCAAAACTAATAAGAAAATCCCGGGAGTCTCCATTTGTCCCAATTG GCATTGCAGGTTTTGCAGCCGTGGTGGCCTATGGGCTCTACAAGCTGAAGCACAGAGGGGACACCAAAATGTCCGTTCATCTGATTCACATGCGTGTGGCAGCACAGGGCTTTGTCGTGGGGGCCATGACCTGCG gtgTCCTTTATTCCATGTATCAAGAATACTGGGCCAAGCCCAAGCCCAAGCCCTAG